Within the Miscanthus floridulus cultivar M001 chromosome 17, ASM1932011v1, whole genome shotgun sequence genome, the region AGTTTTTTTTAATCATTTGTGAAGCATTCACGTTTGTACCAGTAGTGGAGTAGCTACCGCTCGGTCTCTCCGCCTTGCGTTGACTGCAATGTTGTGTGTGCCTGCTCTGCTTTTCTGCTGCTCAGCTGACTGACATAGTGGGACAGACTGACTGACTGACATGGCCCACTCCGATGTTGATGCCTTGCAGCGCGGCCGCTCAAAGGGGGGCTCAGGAAGACGGCGGCGGAGCAGGCCACGCCGGCGGCCGGCCGCCGGGGGAGGAGGCGGCGCCGGCGGGGCCGCCGCGCGGCTCATGGAGAAGATCGTGCCAGGCGCGTCCGCCATGAAGGCCAAGTCCAGCAGCAAGAAGGACCAGTACCTGCTCAAGCGCCGGGACGCGCCCGAGGCCTCCTCCCCCGCCGCCCACCGCCAGCCGCAGCTCCCGGACGCGCCGCCGCCCGTGCCTGCGCCCGCGCTGGACGACGGCCCACCTGGATTCCCGGCCAGCGGCGACCCGCCCACGCCGCCGCTGCCTGGGAGCTCCATCGCGGACGAGGACTTCATGCTGCTGCAGAGGCGCACCCCGCTCGTCGAGGTCCCTCCTCCCGCCGCCCACCAGGCCCAGCCGACCGAGGGACCCGCCGGAGTCGCGGTCGCGCCCAAGAAGGTGACCAAGCCCAAGAAGCCCCGCAAGCGCGAGCGGGAGGAAGGTGCCGATGCCGATGCCGATGCTAGCCCCGACGCCGTAGACGCCGCCGGCGAgcccaagaagaggaagaaaaagaaggaatCTTTCCAACCTGGACGGCTCTGGTGCCGGCAAGGCCGCCGTGGTTCAGGACCCCAACGGGCTTGACCTGACGCAGGTACTATCGGACATCCGGAACCTCCCGCTGGCTCCCTTCCATGGCGCCGACCGCCGCATCTCTGACACCGCTCGCTCCTTCGTCCTCGCGTTCCGCTCAAAATACTACAAGAAGAGCTACGAGAACGACCCACCGGAGGAGTCGAAGAAGATGAGCCTGGATAAGCCTACTGCCGCCGCGGTCCCTGACGGCCAGTCGCCCAAGAAGAAGAAGCCTGCTGCACCGAGGCCTGGCGCAGGCAATAATGACCCCACCAAAGCCGGCGTGAAGCGCGGGCCGTCGGACCGCCAGGGGGAGCTGGCCGTGAAGAAGAAAGCCAAGCTCGATAAGATCAAGACACTGTCCAGTGAGAAGAAGGCCGCCGGTCTCGGTCTGGAGCAGAAAGACACAGCGGCGGCGCAGCAGCAGGCAGCACGGGCTGCAGCGGCGGCAAGGACAACAAGGCCGAGATGGGTGGTGCGGCAGCCAAGAAGAAggagccggcgccggcgcccagGGTCCGGACCCCGTCGCCGACGGCGCTGATGATGAAGTTCCCGCTGAAGAGCACGCTGCCGTCGGTGGCCTCCCTCAAGGCGCGGTTCGCGCGGTTCGGCCCGCTGGACGTGGACGGCATCCGCGTGTACTGGAAGTCCCACATGTGCCGCGTCATCTACAGGTTCAAGTCCGACGCGGAGGCCGCGCTCAGGTACGCCAAGGACAACGCCATGTTCGGGCAGGTGGACACGCAGTACCACCTCCGCGAGGTCGAGTCGGGGACGGCGGGCCGCGAGCCGCCGCTGGCGGCGCCGGAAGCGCCCCCACAGCAGCAGAAACGCTCCGAGCTGCGGCTCATGGAGACCGCATCGTTCAGGCCGGGAAGCTCCGGGAATGGCGCTCCGCTGCCCATGTCCAGGGCCGGGGGCGTGCCGGCGCGTCCGGCCgtggggcagcagcagcagcccaagtCGATCCTGAAGAAGAGCACCGATGAAGGAAACTCTGGGACCACCAGGGAGGTCTCCCGTGTGAAGTTCATGCTGGACGGCGCGGACGGCGGCAAGCTCGAGCCGCCCGCGCCGCCGGCGAGCGTTGGCGGCGGCAACGGCGCAGACGGGGGCGTCAAGGCCGCCAAATCCGTGGGGTTCGCTTCTTCTTCCCAGCCTCTGCAGCCACCCCCGCGCGCGCTGCAGCCGCCCATGCGCCCggcgctgcagcagcagcagcctccacGCGCCGCCGTCACGCAGCAGCTCCCTCCACCGCCGTCTCTGCAGCTGCAGCAGCATCTCCCGTACCACCAGCCTCGCGTCGCCGACGGGCCTCCGCAGGTCCTTCCCTCAGGTCAGCTGCTGGCGTACCCACCTCGCGGCCACGGCGAGGGCCCCTCCGCGCTCCCTGGGCCACCACTGCCGCCGCTGCCGTACCAGCCTCGCCCCTCCGGCTTCCCTGGTggacagcagcagcaggtggGGTACCCGCCTCGCTCCGGCGACAGCCCGCCGCTCCTCGccggacagcagcagcagcagttccCGCCTCGTCCCGTCAACGCAAACGCCGCCGAGGAGGTCCCGGCGTGGAAGAGAGGGGAGAAGGAGTTCAAGGAGGAGGTGTGGAGGCTGATGACGGGGATCGCCAAGATGGTGGAGCCGCTGACCGACAAGAACGGCTTCTTCCCCTACCACCTGTTCCGAGCACAGTGAGCAACTGAGCATGCGTGGCGCCCTACTCGAGGTGGGGTCGCGGCAGCTGCGTCGTCAAGGTCAATGATCATGGTCATGGTCAGCTGCCGCGTTGTATCTGTCGGGCCCCAGGGCCAGTAGCAATAGCAGTAGTAGCAACCGGGACTTCGCCGGAGAGGGGACAGAGAGAGCGAAAGGCTGGCAGGTGTGCCTGTTCTACTTCTGTTCCTGTGGTAGTTTATTTAGACTGATTCTGGTTTATCCGATTATGCGAGTGTGTGTATGCACTCCGCCGTCTAGACTCTGGATAGTACTTATGCAATGGGATGTTGTTGTAGTGCTTGTTTTGTTTGTTTTAAAATCCTCTTCATTTTGCAGTTAATAACTGTAGGTTTTATTATTTTCGCAATCGCAAACTCTAATCCACGTTCGGTAAAGCGCTCGTGCAACCGCACAACATCGCTTCCCCAGCCGTCCATTGTCACACATTACCTGGAGTTAGGGGGTGCGTCCTCCCCGACTCTAGAACTCTGACCGTAGTTGTAATACCCTAGTTTTTATAAAATTACTACGTTTTTCTTCGATTTTCAATAATTTTATGTCTTAGTAGAAATTAGGTGTACAATTGGAAGTATCTGGTGGGGTTTCTTGCGGAATAACAGAACAAAGAGACCAATCCCACAGCAAAGAACGTCTCATCCAAACCACTCCTTTAAGTGACCCTAAAGCTATTACACTAGGATAACCCAGCCATTGTTAATAATGAGGAAGCAAAGCGCCAACGATCGTGGTGTGTGAAGGCGGCAGTTGGGCAGGTGTGGCTCGTTGGCTACGGGTTAGTGGAGGGCGGTTTCGACTGGTAGGCAGTGTGGCAAGTCGCGCATCGTCGATAGCCACGGTCGGTGGTGGACGAGGTGGTATGCTCTTGTGACCGTGCGACCTGTCGAGCGATAACTCTACCCTTTCACAAACTAGGAAGGGTACTGGGGTAGCACTCAAAACTCATTCAGGGAAGAAATAAGAGAGTATAGTCTTCTTCTCTTAGGTCGGGTCTTTTTCCCCACTACATATGGATTAGGAAGCGAAGCAAAATAATTTATCCCTCAATCCACAGACAAAGCCCGGAGATGACTGAATCCAAGCGTAAAGTATGTATAGAGTGTTCTTGTGTCTTCCTCCAATCCAAATGTTCTGACATGGTGATCGCCATTACCAGTTTTAGTTGTAGCACGAGTCGCTACGTACGTGAGACCTTCTAACATTTCAATCATAATAACCCTTGCTCTGTCACTTTCATCACCAGCCACGTGCCAGTGACACTGATAACCTAAGTTAGAGGAATTGATTGTCACCACCACACCCTTGCAAGTTTGGCATAGGGATTTAAGGATTTTAACAAGCTGTCTCTCGCCACATCCCATATTGAGGTCCTTTTTTAAATTCCACAAAATGCCTTTTTtgtttttgaaaagaaaactcTTAGTGGAGACTATGTTTGCTTGTTCACAACAAACAATTGTCTCATCTGTACCAAACCAATCAAATGGCCGGCATCTTATTCTTGTAGTAGCGGAAAATGATGGAAAGCTACTAGTATCATTGTTCACATTGACTATTCTTCAACTACAATAATACTATAATAGGCACATATAAATATGTGTaaatatacaagcaaacattaTCTTATAATAAACTGCCACTGAACCAAACAAAAAGCCATATACTCCATTGAGGGTCCACTTTTGGAACGCATGATTGAAGAAATACAAGAATATAAAAAAATGAAtaatacatatgcaaaacataatTTTGTAGTACTAAGTGTTTGGATAAACTGTAgtaaaaacacatgaaacaaaACAATGAGGTTAGACTAGAGGTTTTTCCTTGGTTTTTCTCTGAAACCAAACATAAAGGAAACCGACAGTGCTATGGACGTCCGCATCCGGATGCCCGCGCCGCCCAACCCCACGCGGGGAATGCTCGTGCCTCCTCCGCTTGCCCCGCAGGACGTCTACGCTCGCTTGGCGGCGCCCCAGCGGCTTCGGCAGGTGGGtctcattacaacatgtgcaacactagatctacttttacaacatccagatgaaacacttgcaacatgcatccaaaaacaactgaaacacttataATATACGTCTAAAACATTTACAAAAACATCTAAAAACACTGtagacatatgcaacatccagatctacttctgcaatatccaaataaacacacttgcaacatacgtctaaaacacctgaaacacttgaaatatatgcatgcaacatcatatataggcttgcaacatgcgtatatagctattgcaacatacgcaacattcagatgaaacacctgaaaacacttgaaacacagcatctccggcggccatggcctacctggtggggaatTGTGGTAGCCAGCAAGCAGTGCTCAGGTGCAGTTCGTCCATatgagagagtgagagaggagGTCGTCAACAGCGCAACGAACAGCGCAGGTGCTCTGGGTAGTGCTCGAACGTATCGTCTATGTCCTCGGCCACGAACATGCGGTTCATGTAGCCCAGCACGATGTCCGAGAACGCCTTTGAATCGTCCGACTATCCCACTGAGGGCGGTGCGACGGACGCATCCCGCGGCGCTGCGACGACGACGCGCGGTTCGTGCGTGCGGGCGGAACCACAGTAGTAGGTGCGACATTCAGATAGCTATCACCGCCGCCGCCTGCAGTCAAAGCAATCCCATCTAGCGCACAATAGCGACTCGTGcctggtgattgtgagaggaggATGGGGATGGCTGAGCTCGTTGTGCCGTTCACCCAGTGAGGATGAGAAGAgtgaggagtttgaagaagagATATAGGAGGAGGTAGTGTCAGTGGAGGGTGAGAAATGAGTGGATAATAAGAATTAATTAGAGAATAAGTGGTTGTGCGTGGGACACATGAGCCTGGAGAGTCTGTCCTATATTTTTTGGAGCGTCGGACGCTCGGCTTAGAACGTTTCTGTAAAGGAAATTCTTCTATGTTCTTCCCGCAAGTGATTTCTACGAAACAAAGGATGCTACAATCACTCAATCTATAAGGACGTGAATTCTAAGTTTTTCCTTCTATCCATATTAAGGGGACTAGGATTGTAAGATGCATAGAAAGACAAGGACAATAGTAGATATTTGTTGATTTCAACTCCAAATTATTGGGTCCAGCGGGAAAAAAACGCTAATAGTACTAGTATTATATATAAGGTCATGTACAGCCCAAACAGAACCAAACAAGACACGCATAGCACAAAACTCTACAATCTCTTGCCTCTCCTAGTTCCTCAACATTCCGTTGTCCAGGGCATGTGTTTGGTTAGAAGTTTGAAGAGGATTGAAATGGGTTGGAATGTGTTGGATTTATTTTAGACGTGTTTGGTTAAAAAAAAAAGGGCTGGGTGGGTTGGGTTGAATCCATGGAGGAATATACCTTCCAGACGTGGGTTCATTCAGTACCTCTAGATTAGAGAAATCATTTCGATCCAAATGGACATCGCCGCTTCTCCGTTCGTGAGCGCGAGTGCAAAGACTGCTTGGGGGCTTCGTTAGCGTGGATGCAAGACAAGGCAGTGCGTGCTCAAGCACCTAGCATGGCGGCACAGGTAAGCTCTAGCACCTAGCCACGGTAGCGCGGGCGAGCTCCTACCCCCAGCCATGGTGGCACAAGGTGAGTTCCCAGCGGTCCTGGAGGAGCTCCTCTGTTGGAGCAGCGCGGGCATGGCCGTAGGGCGAGGCAGTGTTGGGAGGGGCGTCGTTGTTTCGTGCTCTACTCGATGGGAAGGCCCTCTACTGGAGGAGAAAGAACATGTAGGAGTGGCTGACAATGTGGGTTCCACGATGACAGCTAGACCCATGATGACCATCCTTCCCAACCTATTCAATCCCTCATACAAAATAAGAAATTGGAAATAACTCTATCTCTCAAACCAAACACAAAACGGGTCCAACCCAACTGTAAAAATTGGGACAGGTCTAATCCAATCCATATCATCCCACAATCAAACGCAGGCTAAAAGTTTCTTCGCTATGTTCGTttaggctggtttggcttataagccatggctgaaagtactgttggctggttttgtgtgagagaaaaataatgttcgttgactgataagccatagcttataagccaaatacaacCAAACGAATAGGCTGTTTATTAGTGCCTCTTTTGGACATGGATTGAACATGTCCTAAGTAGCTGCTATAACAAATTTAGAGCATATAGTTCGACCTTGTTTTATGAAATTATAATCAAGTAGCAATAATAGGCACATTTATATTTAAATATACAAGCACACATTAACCTTCAATAAATCTGTTGCTCAAGCAAACAAAATGCCACATACTCCATTAAGATTGTAAAATGCCTAGAAAGACAAGGATACTAGTAGATATTTATTGATTTCAACTTCAAATTATGAACAGTAATATTATTATAACTAGTTAGAACAAATCTAGAGCATATATGACGATCTTGGCTTACGAAACCATAATCAAGGAATTTTGTGACAACATTTTCTCAAGCAGCTAAAAGAATCCAATATATGGATATACCACTCAACACGAGTAACAAGAGTATAGTATTACAAGGTCATCATTTTCACGCACTTACAACACGATTGATTGCCACATTGAAACAACTCAAAATAGCAACCCAAAATCTCAAATAAAAATCATTTAAGGCTATACTCAACGAACAAATAACACTTGTAATTATGTTTTAGTGTCCTTAACGACTGTGTAGTATACTAGCTAGCAAGTTTTAAGCCGCTGGAGATGACTTCGGCGCCACCGCCTTGACGGCCTCGAACCTGGGTTCCTTGGCCTGGAACTTCTGCTTGGCGTACACATCCATGTAGTCGCCGAACACGTACTTGGGgtacgcctcgccgccgccgctggccaccgccgccggcgagaTGGTGGCCTCGTTGGCCGGGTTGtagaaggaggcgatggagcggcGGTTGCCGTCGCGCATGGGCAGCACGCGGTGCCACGCGCTGCGGTACCGCCCGTTGCTGAGCACCTCGATCTGGTCGCCCGTGTTGACGACGATGGCGCCCGCGAGCGGCTGCACGTCGGTCCACTGGCCGTCCTTGAGCACCTCCAGGCCGCCGACCCTGTCGTCCTGGAACAGCAGGATGACGCCGCCGGCGTCGGTGTGCGCGCGCAGGCCCGTGATGAGGTCTGGGCGCGGGCACGGCGGGTAGTGGCTGACCTTGGTGCCGAAGAAAGGCTCGTGCCGGCCGTCGCCGGAGAAGGCGGCCTTGATGCTGCCCCTGTCGAGGCTGAGGTTCTCGTCCATGGCCTCCATGACGCGCTCGGCCAGCTTCCGCAGCTCGGCGCGGTACTCGCGCATGGTCTCCTTGAACGCCGGCGGGTCGGACGGCCACTGGCAGCCGTCGTGGATGTAGAAGATGTCCTCCCAGTCCAggtcgtccacgggcgccacctcctcgcaGCGCCGCT harbors:
- the LOC136517765 gene encoding 1-aminocyclopropane-1-carboxylate oxidase-like, encoding MVVPVIDFSKLDGAERSETLAQIANGCEEWGFFQLVNHGIPLELLERVKKVCSDSYRLREAGFRASEPVRTLEALVDAERRCEEVAPVDDLDWEDIFYIHDGCQWPSDPPAFKETMREYRAELRKLAERVMEAMDENLSLDRGSIKAAFSGDGRHEPFFGTKVSHYPPCPRPDLITGLRAHTDAGGVILLFQDDRVGGLEVLKDGQWTDVQPLAGAIVVNTGDQIEVLSNGRYRSAWHRVLPMRDGNRRSIASFYNPANEATISPAAVASGGGEAYPKYVFGDYMDVYAKQKFQAKEPRFEAVKAVAPKSSPAA